Proteins co-encoded in one Thamnophis elegans isolate rThaEle1 chromosome 1, rThaEle1.pri, whole genome shotgun sequence genomic window:
- the LOC116516580 gene encoding acyl-coenzyme A thioesterase 1-like: protein MAVRILVLPSPACLYDDPVQVKIEGLSPLQEVTVAASLEDESGHLFQSRAYYRAEGNGELDLSCSPSLGGSYCGVEPMGLLWALESTTPYKRLSKRNVLTPFCVTYEVYDGRGVTGSLLCSCRSERHFVAEGVKRVPVREGRLRATLFYPPGPGPFPAVLDLYGSGGGLVEYRASLLASRGFVTLALAFLAFEDLPAFPKFIDLDYFGEAIMFLQKQQKVKSMKIGVLGLSQGADLGLSLAAFWPNIQAAVSISGTGLNAFFPLKVKGQIIPPHPLDLGRVKPTDVPNVLTFAEVMDDPKDPSTWPCRIPVEKSSSKYLFICGQDDRNWKSQMFCQEVVSRLQQNGRHVEFYCYPEAGHLLEPPYMPLCCISLHRTIGSLTLWGGKWKEHAEAQEDAWQRILAFFRQHLLEPTLKSTL, encoded by the exons ATGGCGGTGCGCATCCTGGTCTTGCCTTCCCCCGCCTGCCTGTATGACGATCCCGTGCAGGTGAAGATCGAGGGCCTCTCTCCGCTACAGGAGGTCACCGTCGCGGCGTCTTTGGAGGATGAGAGCGGCCACCTCTTCCAATCGCGCGCGTACTATCGGGCTGAAGGGAACGGAGAACTGGACCTCAGCTGCTCCCCGTCGCTAGGTGGGAGCTACTGCGGGGTGGAGCCCATGGGCTTACTGTGGGCGCTGGAATCCACGACGCCCTACAAGAGGCTGAGTAAGCGGAACGTCCTCACCCCGTTCTGTGTCACCTACGAGGTGTACGACGGGCGCGGAGTCACCGGCTCGCTCCTTTGCAGCTGCCGCAGCGAGAGGCACTTCGTGGCCGAAGGCGTGAAGAGGGTGCCCGTGCGAGAAGGCCGGCTCAGAGCCACGCTTTTCTACCCGCCCG GTCCTGGACCTTTCCCAGCAGTTCTTGACTTGTATGGATCTGGAGGGGGACTGGTGGAATACAGAGCAAGCCTTTTGGCAAGCAGAGGTTTTGTTACACTGGCACTTGCTTTTTTAGCTTTTGAAGATCTCCCAGCTTTCCCAAAGTTCATTGACTTAGATTATTTTGGTGAAGCAATAATGTTCCTGCAGAAACAACAAAAG GTTAAATCTATGAAAATTGGAGTCCTGGGACTGTCTCAAGGTGCAGATCTCGGTCTTTCTTTAGCTGCATTTTGGCCAAACATCCAAGCTGCTGTCAGCATTTCTGGCACAGGGTTAAatgcttttttccctttgaaagtgAAAGGACAAATCATTCCACCTCATCCTTTAGATTTGGGCAGGGTCAAACCTACTGATGTTCCGAATGTACTAACTTTTGCTGAAGTAATGGATGATCCCAAAGACCCATCGACCTGGCCATGCCGCATCCCTGTTGAAAAGTCCTCAAGCAAGTACCTCTTTATATGCGGACAGGATGACAGAAACTGGAAAAGTCAAATGTTCTGCCAAGAGGTTGTTAGCCGCCTTCAGCAGAATGGACGTCATGTGGAGTTCTATTGCTATCCTGAAGCTGGACACCTCTTGGAGCCTCCTTATATGCCCTTGTGCTGTATTTCACTTCACAGGACAATTGGGAGCCTTACACTCTGGGGCGGAAAGTGGAAAGAACATGCAGAGGCACAGGAAGATGCCTGGCAAAGAATATTAGCCTTTTTCAGACAACACTTGCTGGAACCAACTTTAAAAAGTACTTTATAG